Sequence from the Cytophagia bacterium CHB2 genome:
AGTTCGGATTTGGGTCGCCATGCAGATATCTTGCAGTGGGAAACGACTAAGAAGAACTCCCAAAACCGTTGTAGGAATGGTGAGAAGTTGATAGTCCGCGTGAGCCGCAACAAACTTTTTTGCTTGCAAGTATGCGCGCAAAGATGTAGAATGCCTGCACTCAAAAAGGCTATCCCGTATGACTGAAATTCCTCATTGCCGTTCGCTCATCGACTGGGGCACCTCCACCTGGACGTATCCCGAATGGCGGGGCATCGTTTATCATGAGTCCTAAGCCCAATACCGTTCACTTAAGCGCCAAGGTTCTTTGAAAAATAGTAGGATGGCTCCGTTTTTAAAGATTTGGTATATTGGTTTGGATACCGATACCAAACTAAGGAACCATCCTATGCGATTCAAATTGCAGGTGCCCCAGGCGTCCATGCACTTTACGGAACAAGTAAATATCCCCGCGCTGAGCAAGATCATCTCCTCGCGGCGCATTGACCGAGTTTTGGAGCAAACCGGCAAACGCGAGAAGCGTTGTCGGAAAGTGAGCGCGGCTTTTTGCATTTGGTTCTGTATCGCGTTGAATTTGTTTACGGATGATCCCTACCAGCACGTCTTAAGCAAATTGGTCAAGGGCTTGCGTTATATTTGGTCGGATCCGAATATCACGTTGCCGGGCAAAAGCGCGTTATGTGCCGCACGTTCTCGCTTGGGTGTCAAGCCCATCGTCGCCTTGTTTCAACAAACCGCCAAACCCTTGGCCGATTTCGGAACCCCGGGCGCGTTTCTGTTTGGCTTGCGCTTGATGGCCATTGATGGCAGCACCGAACTCTTGGCGGATACGCCCGAGAATGTTGCTTCCTTTGGGCGACACACCACCGGCCGCGGCACGAGCGCCTTTCCACAAGCACAGGTGGTTTATTTGAGTGAATGTTGCACACACGCAATTGTGGACGCCGGCATTTGGCCTTTACACACTAGTGAGCGGGTCGGCGGACTGCGCCTGTTGCGCTCTCTTGAGCCGGGGATGCTCGTCCTCATCGACCGTGGGTTTTTCAGCTACACCATGGCGCATAGCATCGTGTATGAGCGTGGCGCACACTTTTTGGCGCGCGTGGGTGCGCAGGTGACGCTTAAGCCGGTCGAGTATCTCAAAGATGGCAGCTATACCGCTTATCACTGCTGTCCGGTTGAGCGCTTTTCGTGTCGCCCAAGGGGCAAAAAGCGCCCATTTTTCCCGAGTCCAGTCTGAAATTGGCGATTACGTTACCCTTGGGTTTCGTGAGCGACTTATCCACACTTTTGTGGATAACGAAGAAAATTTAAACTTCTTATCGTACGTGTGAAATAAAGCTTGAGCTCCCAAAGCCGCGTTTCGTATTTTTGGATGTCAACAAAAGCGAAACTCAAACTTCAGGAGACTCAAGTCATGCAACAATTCAGTACCGTGTATAATCAATTTCTCAAACTTATGCCGCGCGGCACCTTCCAACAGTGTGTGGATCGCTATCAGGGTGATTATCGCACGCGCAAAATGACTTGCTGGTCACAGTTCGGTCTCATGAGTTATGCCCAAGTCAGCGGCAAAGTTTCCTTGCGTGATATCGAGGTCAGTTTTGCCAACAAGGAGAATTATTTTTATCATCTCGGTCTCCAGAGCGCTTCGCACTCGACATTGGCTGATGCCAATGCCAAGCGTGATTGCCGCATCTATCAAGACCTGTTTGCAGCGATGCTGTCACGTTGCCGCGACCTTGCCCCACAACACAACTTTCGTTTTAAGAATCCACTAAAATCGTTTGACGCTACCACGATCAGTTTATGCCTGGCCATGTTTCCGTGGGCTAAGTTTCGTCAAGCCAAAGGTGCCATCAAAATTCATACGCGTTTGGATCACAGCGGGCAAATTCCTGACTTTGTGCACATCACCTCGGGAAAAACCCATGAAATCAATATTGCGCGCACGCTTGCACTCGAAGCCGACGATATTTTGGTGTTCGATCGCGCCATGATTGACTACAAATGGCTCAACCATATCGACGAACAAGAAGCGTATTTTGTCACGCGCGCGAAAGACAACATGAGCTATCGTGTTCTGCGAAATCCGGAACATCGGTTGCCGGTCCTAACTGACCATGCTCGTGCGCAAGGGATTCTCAAAGATCAAGTCATTTGCATCACAGGAACCAAAGCCGATGATATCCCCATCGAACTCCGCTTGGTGGTCTATTGTGACCCCGAAACGGGTAATGTTTATGAGTTCTTGACCAACATCTTTCATCTGGCGGCCTTGACCATTGCGCAAATTTACAAGGCGCGCTGGGAGATCGAAGTCTTTTTCAAATGGATCAAGCAACATCTCAAAATCAAAACTTTCTTCGGAACCTCCGAGAATGCGGTGATGACGCAGATTGGGATTGCCATGATCACTTATCTACTGTTGGCCTATCTCAAATATCAAACCAAATGTCAATACTCGCTGTTACATATTCAACGCCTGCTGCGCGAAAACTTGTTCATTCGAACGTCACTCACTGCCCTGCTCCTGGCCGCTAATCGAAAGCTGGCCCCGCAGCAGAACTCCCTCAATGCAGCACAACTCGTTTTACTGCTTTAAACCGGACAGCAGTGACCGCTTATCTTTATCCGTCGGACTATCGCCGTAAACGGGCGGGGGAGCGGATGCTGGTTCGAGTGCTGGAATATACCCTGTCTGATCCCAACCGTCCGGGCTATGGCATCGTCCATCGTCTGGTGACTTCACTGATGGATCCCGATCACGCGCCGGCCATGGATTTGATCTGCGCTTATCATGAACGTTGGGAAGTTGAACTCGCCATTGATGAAATGGAAACCCATCAACGCGAGGCCGGCACACCCTTGCGTAGCCGCAAACCACTGGGCGTGATCTAAGAATTTTATGCTCTGCTAATCGCCTTTAACGCCCTGTGTGCCTTGCGGCTTCAGGCCGCGCTCTTTGCAGGCCTCGATCCCGATCGCATCAGCTTTGTCGTGACGCTGCGCAAGCTCTGCGAGTCCGTCGATCAATTTCAACAAACCGCTCGGCAACAACGGCCCCTGCTCTTTAAACGATTATTGCAAGACATTGCCAATGAACAATTGCCCAACCCGGACAAGCCGGAACCAAAAAGTTGGTTTTTCTAAAAGTGTCATGAAACCCCTATCAATACTGGATAGAATTACACTCATCAAAAAATCCTTGCTTTTTTTTGCACAGATTCAACTACAAAGGGACTAAGCGTCGTTCGCGCAGTAATCCGCGGGTTGTCAAACGAAAAATGTCCAATTTCTTGTTGAAGCGAGAGCATCACCGCAGGTACCCACAGCCAGGCACGAGCTTTCGCGATGCCATTCAGGTTCTTAAGTGAACGGTATTGACTCTAAATCAGA
This genomic interval carries:
- a CDS encoding IS4 family transposase, which translates into the protein MAPFLKIWYIGLDTDTKLRNHPMRFKLQVPQASMHFTEQVNIPALSKIISSRRIDRVLEQTGKREKRCRKVSAAFCIWFCIALNLFTDDPYQHVLSKLVKGLRYIWSDPNITLPGKSALCAARSRLGVKPIVALFQQTAKPLADFGTPGAFLFGLRLMAIDGSTELLADTPENVASFGRHTTGRGTSAFPQAQVVYLSECCTHAIVDAGIWPLHTSERVGGLRLLRSLEPGMLVLIDRGFFSYTMAHSIVYERGAHFLARVGAQVTLKPVEYLKDGSYTAYHCCPVERFSCRPRGKKRPFFPSPV